The Pseudonocardia sp. EC080619-01 genome segment TCGGGGCGGTCGCTCGTCACGACGATCACGACCGGGGCACCGCGCTCGACCTCCACCCTGGCGAGGCCGCCCTCGACCTCGCCGCCGGTGACGCGCAGCTCCACCCGCTGCTCGGGTGGTGCCGCGGGTGCCGCCGGAGCAGCGGCCTTCGTCGTGGCCTGCGGTGCCCCGGCCGCGGTCGGGACCGGCGTCGGGCCGCCGCAGCCGGTGAGGGCGACGGCCGTGACGGCTCCGGCGACGCCGGCGAGGATCGTGCGGTTCGAGATCATGGGGCGTTCGCTCCTGGTGGTCGAGACGATGACGGGCGTGACGACACCAGGCCCCGTTCCGTGTGGAGCCGGCGGTTCCGCAGCGCGAGCGCTCCGGCGGTGGCGCCGAGCAGGACGATCACCGCCGCCAGCGCGGCGGCCTGCACTCCGTCCGTGCCCGGGCCGGTGCTCTCACCGGGCTGCGGCACGTGCCGGACGCCGCCGGTCAGCCGGACCTCGCGGTCGCCGAGCAGCACCGGGACGGCCCACCGGGCGGGGGTGTCGTCGTCGGGCCGCGGGACCAGCCGGGCGTCGGTCCAGCTGACCGGTCCCGGCGCCGCGTAGGGACGCCAGCCCTCGCCCGCCGGGACGGGACTGCCGGACCCGAGGAGGTTCAGGCGGTAGGTGCGGCTCGCGAGATCGGCCTCCCAGGCGCCCCCGGCGGTGCGGCGGAGGAAGGGCTCGCCGTCCAGCCCGGCGATCGAGACCGGCCCGGTCTCGGGGACGCTGAGGATCACGCTCGGCCGTGGGCCCTGGGCGACCGTCATCGATAGGCCCTCCGGGGCGGGATCGGGTTCCACCCGGAACCATCCGGCCGGCCGACGTAGCTCCAGCCGGCCGCTGACGTCCAGGGCAGCGCCGCCGACCCTGATCGGTACCGACCAGGTGGCTACGACTTCCGAGCTGCCGGGGCGCCCACCACCCGGGGCTCGCACCGCGTCCGGTCGGGTGCGGGGGTCATACCAGCGCCAGGACACGTCCTGCGACACCACGGTCCACCGGGGCGGTGCGCCGAGGGCGACGCCGTCGGGCAGGCGGGTCGGGACGTCGGGCGGGTTGCGGGACTCGAAGGTAAAGGGGTGGGCGGCGTCGACCTCGACACCCCGGGCCGAGACCCGGACGACGTCCCGGCCGTCGGGTGCCGCCAGGACGAGCGGGACGTCGGTCGAGTTGACGGCTGCGAGGGCGCCGTCCGCCATGACGGTGACCAGGCTGCCCGCGGGCGGCGCCGGTGTGACGGCGCCGAGCACCGAGACGACCTCCCGCTCGGCCGCCTCGGCGGTACCGGCCGCGACCGGTGCGGCGCAGGCAGCGGCGAGAACACCGGTGGCGAGAGTCCGGACGAGTACGGTGCGGAGGCCGGATCGCACGGCCACCCGCAGGTGCGGAGTCATCCGTGGTTCATCCCGGCGTGGTGGTCGACGGGGGCGTCCGCCCCGACGGGCCCCTGCTCGGGCTCGTTTGCGAAGAACAGCCACAGGTTGGTCGGGATGTCTCGGCCCGCGACCGTTTCACCGCCCGCCTGCGCGGAGCGCAGCGCGTCGATCGAGGTCAGGCACTTCTCCCTGCCCGCGGAACAGTTGCCGTCCCGGTCAGGCCAGACCGACTGTTCGCGGACCAGGACGACGATGACCTGCCACCAGACCTGGCCGTCCTCCGTGGTCTCGGCGATATGACTGTGGCTCGGTAGTGGAACCACGACGCCCGGCCCGACCGTCGGCACCGCGGCCGGCGGGTCCACCGGCAGCTCGCCGGGGAGGCCGGGCGCGCCGGGCAGATCCGGCGCCGGGACGCCGACGATGTTGCGGACGGCCTCGCCCGCGATCGGGTCGATCAGCACGGCGCTGGGGTGCATGGTGCACGAACCGAACGGGAGCCGCTTCGCCGTGACCGGCGGTCCGGGTTCCGGGCACTGCAGATCGACGGCGGGGGTGGGGTCTAGGCCTTCGGGGACGCCGTTCCCGTTCGCGTCGAACGTGGGGACGATCGCCCAGAACCGCCGGGCCTGCTCGGCAGGGATCCCGGCCGGACTGATCACGGGTTCGGAACCGCCGGCCGTCTCTCCGGCGATGCATTCGGGCACGTACATCTCGTCGGGGTCCGCTGCGGCCGGGACACCGTCGCCCTCACGCGCCACGCCATCGAGGTCGTCGAACGGCTCGATCGTGCAGTGGAAGTTCTGCCCGTAGGTGAAGACCTGGTTCTGTCCCTCGGCGAAGCCTTCGGTCTGATTCACCTCGAGCGGGCGGACAGCGTTGTTGCCGGTCGGGTCGGCGACGGCACCGGACACCGCGATGCCGGACGCGACGAGGGCGCAGCTCACGGAGACGATCAGCTTGGACCGGGTCAGGCGCAATGCCACTCCTCGGGGTCGGCAGGGAGCGCGGCCGCAGATCGGGGCGGTGAACTGCGACAGGCTGGTTCGGGCCGCTCACGCGGCGGGCCGGTGACCGCGGTGTCGAGGGCGTCGCCACCAGCGCGGTGCAGGTGGAAGGGGAGGGCCCGCGACCCGTCGATCTCCAGGCAACGACCGTAGGGAGACGAGCGGCGGTCGCCCACCCTCAGATGAGGGTGGGCGACCGCCGCTCGGTGTCCAGTCCGGATCTGGCGGTGAACAGGGCCTCGTGCGGTACGCAGTCCGTGTCCGTGTCCGTGTCCGGTCGCGGCGAGCTGCCGACGATCGACCGGCAGCTGGATGTGCTGTCCGGAGTAGGTCTCCGTCATTGCAGGCCGGGAGGTCTGTCCCATGGCTGGTCGTAGCGCAACGACAGGGGTTCCGCGTGGGGATCTGTCGCGAAGGCCTTCACCGTGGATCCCACGGGTTCGGAGTTCGACCCCGTGTCTCAGCTGAACACTGCCCGCTGGTCGGCTCGGCAGCCGGGTGCCCGCTTCGTGGTGGCAGCGCCCGCGGGACTGCCGCCCGGCCCGCTGGGGTGGCAGAGGTCATGGTGCTGATCTGTTGCTCATCGTGGAACGGAGAGCAGGACTTGTGAGTGAAGTCACTCCCTGGCAAAGTCGGAGTCGCACGAGGCCCCGTCCACCACCGTTGGGGGCCACCCATGGCTGAACTGGAACCGCGGAACTTCCTGACACCGTGTCTGCTGCTCCTGCGCGAGCAGGACGACCACGGCTACGGGCTGGCCGGACGGTTGCGCCCGCCTGCACGATGGTGAGGGCGACGCCGGTGGGATCTACCGTGCCCTACGCGGGATGGAGAAGCGCGGATTCGTCCGATCCGAGTGGCACGCCTCGGCCGTCGGGCCCGCCCGGCGCACCTACCACTTGACGGCCGCGGGCCAGGCTCACCTGGACGGCCAGGTCCGGAATCTCGAGGAGGCGCACGCGGCACTGCAGGAGTTCCTGGACCGCTACGCCGCGGTGAACGGGATCGCTCACGAGGGGGTGACCCATGCCTGCTCCGAGCCCCCGCGACGGCGACCCGTCGCCTCCACCCTGCGCCCCCACAGCCGCGACATCGAGTGAACCTGACGGTCGATCCTGCTCCGGTCCGGAGTGCATCACCTGCTCGGACGCGGCGGTCGAGGCCACCGTCGCGGTGCTGCTCGACGACGAGATGGCGTTGGTCGACACCGGCGCCGGCACTCATGAGCAGGTGAGCATCGCTCTGGTCTCGGCCGCGGTCGGCGACCGGGTGCTGGTGCACGTCGGTGAGGCGATCGGGCGGCTCGGATGACCGGTACGGTCAGGACTGTCGAGCGCCGGACCGTCCGG includes the following:
- a CDS encoding PadR family transcriptional regulator; protein product: MYRALRGMEKRGFVRSEWHASAVGPARRTYHLTAAGQAHLDGQVRNLEEAHAALQEFLDRYAAVNGIAHEGVTHACSEPPRRRPVASTLRPHSRDIE
- a CDS encoding HypC/HybG/HupF family hydrogenase formation chaperone; protein product: MLLDDEMALVDTGAGTHEQVSIALVSAAVGDRVLVHVGEAIGRLG